The Hymenobacter sp. GOD-10R genome includes a window with the following:
- a CDS encoding fatty acid desaturase, which yields MPSQSATFTLVNTHEPHRGRGRQLLKTHPEARRLITKEPITFAIIVACVGAQVLLAYMVSGLAWYWNLLVAYLVGAFFSHTLFVTIHEAAHNLIFKKTWQNTAAGIFANFPTVVPTAISFKNFHLQHHVHQGVHELDADLPDWYEAKLIRNYSIGKAIWLFFFPLFQVIRTLRCREVAAVDRFVVANIVAQLAFDAVIVYFFGWMALLYLFMSFWFSVGFHPLGARWIQEHYLTLDPEQETYSYYGRLNGINLNVGFHNEHHDLPSVPWTKLPELKALAPEFYEPLLHHTSYTRLFLRFVFDQEISLFSRITRPRREQREQTSAAR from the coding sequence ATGCCTTCTCAGTCTGCTACCTTCACGCTTGTCAACACGCATGAGCCGCACCGGGGACGTGGGCGGCAGCTCCTCAAGACACACCCCGAAGCCCGTCGCCTGATTACCAAGGAGCCTATAACGTTTGCCATTATTGTGGCGTGCGTTGGCGCGCAGGTGCTCCTGGCTTATATGGTCTCCGGCCTAGCTTGGTATTGGAACTTGCTGGTGGCGTACTTGGTCGGGGCTTTCTTCTCGCACACGCTTTTTGTGACCATTCACGAAGCAGCGCACAACCTGATCTTCAAGAAAACTTGGCAGAACACGGCCGCGGGCATCTTTGCAAACTTCCCAACGGTAGTGCCGACGGCTATTTCCTTTAAAAACTTCCACTTGCAACACCACGTGCACCAAGGCGTGCACGAACTGGATGCCGACTTACCCGATTGGTACGAAGCCAAACTGATTCGTAACTATTCGATTGGCAAGGCTATTTGGCTGTTCTTCTTTCCGCTGTTTCAGGTGATACGCACGCTGCGTTGCCGCGAGGTAGCCGCCGTCGACCGCTTCGTAGTCGCCAATATTGTGGCGCAGCTAGCTTTCGATGCCGTAATCGTTTACTTCTTTGGCTGGATGGCGCTGCTGTACTTGTTTATGAGCTTCTGGTTTTCGGTAGGCTTTCACCCGCTGGGCGCCCGCTGGATTCAGGAGCACTACCTAACCCTAGACCCCGAACAGGAAACCTACAGCTACTATGGTCGCCTGAACGGTATTAATCTCAACGTAGGCTTTCATAACGAGCACCATGACTTGCCTTCTGTGCCGTGGACGAAGTTGCCGGAGTTGAAGGCGTTGGCTCCCGAATTCTACGAGCCGCTGCTGCATCATACGTCGTACACGCGGCTATTTCTCCGCTTTGTGTTTGATCAGGAAATTAGTTTGTTCTCTCGCATTACGCGCCCCCGCCGCGAGCAGCGCGAACAAACGTCAGCCGCTCGCTAG